Proteins encoded in a region of the Polyangiaceae bacterium genome:
- a CDS encoding Fic family protein produces MTERESKLKPDEPFQELTEEQKAPLEAQNAIAQFDLLKSLVRDALSPPPRFRLRVSTLSKLNAVAIEGLMPSPGALRTKDIEIRGSAHAPPAWPEVQGLMEEMCDYVNDRWDSDSALHLASYVMWRLNWIHPFPDGNGRTSRAASYLVLCVRTGYLLPGKVTIPEQITANKRRYYRALEQADAADAAGNLDLSAMEELLTEYLTNQLNQVLQVATGVKVNTPVPPGPAWNND; encoded by the coding sequence ATGACTGAGCGAGAGAGCAAGCTCAAGCCGGACGAGCCGTTCCAGGAACTCACAGAGGAGCAGAAGGCTCCACTTGAGGCACAGAATGCGATCGCCCAGTTCGATCTGCTTAAGAGTTTGGTGCGTGACGCGCTTAGCCCACCGCCACGCTTCAGGTTACGTGTCTCAACGCTAAGCAAGCTCAACGCGGTCGCGATCGAAGGATTGATGCCCTCGCCTGGCGCACTTCGGACGAAAGATATCGAGATCCGAGGCTCCGCTCATGCGCCCCCCGCGTGGCCTGAGGTTCAGGGTCTGATGGAAGAGATGTGCGACTATGTCAACGATCGCTGGGACAGCGATTCCGCGTTGCATCTCGCTTCGTATGTGATGTGGCGGCTCAACTGGATTCATCCGTTCCCGGACGGAAACGGTAGAACTTCGCGTGCTGCATCTTATCTCGTGTTGTGTGTTCGGACCGGCTACCTGCTGCCCGGCAAGGTAACGATACCTGAGCAGATCACAGCCAACAAGAGACGGTACTACCGCGCTCTCGAGCAGGCCGACGCCGCCGACGCCGCCGGCAACCTAGATCTGTCGGCAATGGAAGAGCTCCTGACGGAGTACCTGACGAATCAATTGAACCAAGTGCTCCAGGTCGCCACTGGTGTGAAAGTGAACACGCCCGTGCCACCCGGCCCCGCGTGGAACAACGACTAG